From a region of the Salvelinus alpinus chromosome 2, SLU_Salpinus.1, whole genome shotgun sequence genome:
- the LOC139568683 gene encoding peroxisomal acyl-coenzyme A oxidase 1-like isoform X3 yields the protein MASQTLRKSTATRGTHLRGLETTATYDPATQEFVMNSPTITSIKWWPGGLGKTSNYAIVLAQLHTQGKCHGLQAFIVPLRSMNTHIPLPGVVVGDIGPKFGFDEVDNGYLKLENVRIPRDHMLMKYAKVEADGTYVKPPSAKLTYGTMVFIRSMIVGEAGHALAKSCTIAIRYSSVRHQSEIRPGEPEPQIMDYQTQQYKLFPLLATAYAYKFVGQYMNQVYHRITGDISQGDFSELPELHALSAGLKAFTTWTASAGIEVCRMACGGHGYSRCSALPDIYVNFVPTCTYEGENTVMMLQTARFLIKSYRQASAGHQLSGIVSYLNESERSLQPQSVSSRPTVVNVNDLVSLVEAYKLRAAKLVELAAKSIQQELQKRVSQEDAWNNSAIDLVRASDAHCHYVVVKLFAAKLGEMGDTGVHSVLSTLALLYALQGIQQHSGDFLQTGLLSVPQLSQVSQRLKELLAQLRPNAVSLVDAFDYRDEMLNSVLGRYDGNVYEHMFEWARRSPLNKTEVHESYHKYLKPLQAKL from the exons GCACCCACCTCAGGGGGCTTGAAACCACGGCAACGTATGACCCGGCCACCCAGGAGTTTGTCATGAACAGCCCGACCATCACCTCCATCAAGTGGTGGCCTGGGGGAc tGGGTAAGACTTCTAACTACGCCATAGTTCTGGCCCAGCTCCACACCCAGGGGAAGTGTCACGGACTGCAGGCCTTCATCGTACCTCTCCGCAGTatgaacacacacataccactGCCAG GTGTGGTGGTAGGGGACATAGGACCCAAGTTTGGCTTTGATGAGGTTGACAATGGTTACCTGAAATTGGAGAACGTACGAATTCCTCGTGACCACATGCTGATGAAATATGCAAAG GTGGAGGCAGATGGTACGTACGTGAAGCCTCCCAGTGCCAAGCTGACCTACGGCACCATGGTGTTCATCAGGTCCATGATCGTAGGGGAAGCGGGCCACGCCCTCGCCAAGTCCTGCACCATCGCCATCCGCTACAGCTCCGTACGGCACCAGTCTGAGATACGCCCAGG AGAGCCGGAGCCCCAGATCATGGACTACCAGACGCAACAGTACAAGCTGTTCCCCCTGCTGGCTACAGCCTATGCCTACAAGTTTGTTGGTCAGTACATGAACCAGGTCTACCACCGCATCACTGGAGACATCAGCCAGGGAGACTTCAGTGAACTACCAGAG CTCCATGCCCTGTCCGCGGGCCTGAAGGCCTTCACCACATGGACGGCCAGCGCGGGCATCGAGGTGTGTCGCATGGCGTGTGGCGGGCACGGCTACTCCCGCTGCAGCGCCCTCCCAGACATCTATGTTAACTTCGTGCCCACGTGTACCTACGAGGGAGAGAACACTGTCATGATGCTGCAGACCGCTAG GTTCTTGATAAAGAGCTACCGGCAGGCGTCGGCAGGCCACCAGCTGAGTGGCATCGTGTCCTACCTGAACGAGTCAGAGCGTAGCCTGCAGCCCCAGTCTGTGTCCTCCCGACCCACTGTAGTCAACGTCAATGACCTGGTCAGCCTTGTGGAGGCTTACAAACTACGAGCTGCTAA gCTGGTTGAGTTGGCAGCTAAGAGTATTCAGCAGGAGCTACAGAAGAGAGTCAGTCAGGAGGATGCCTGGAACAACAGCGCTATAGACCTGGTCAGAGCCTCTGAT GCCCACTGTCACTATGTGGTGGTGAAGCTGTTTGCAGCTAAGCtgggggagatgggagacacGGGGGTGCACTCTGTCCTCAGCACCCTGGCCCTGCTCTATGCCCTCCAGGGCATCCAACAGCACAGCGGAGACTTCCTCCAG ACTGGTCTCCTGAGTGTGCCCCAGCTCTCCCAGGTGTCCCAGCGTCTGAAGGAGCTTCTGGCCCAGCTGAGGCCCAACGCCGTGTCCCTGGTGGACGCCTTCGACTACCGTGATGAAATGCTCAACTCCGTCCTGGGACGCTACGACGGCAATGTCTATGAGCACATGTTCGAGTGGGCCCGCCGCTCACCTCTCAACAAGACAGAG GTCCACGAGTCCTACCACAAGTACCTGAAACCCTTGCAGGCCAAGCTGTAA